The Henckelia pumila isolate YLH828 chromosome 2, ASM3356847v2, whole genome shotgun sequence genome includes a window with the following:
- the LOC140877863 gene encoding uncharacterized protein, translating to MNFIYALTGWEGSATDARVLRNALTREDDSFKVQVGCYYLCDNGYANVEGFLTPYRRVRYHRDAWGHHEGGPENYKDLYNWRHAQARNLIERAFGLLKKRWVILRSPCFYPTAVQNQIILACILLHNFIISQMPDYPLEELDKEYSIVPDESQVGLITTVQSSELWDDWREQLALSMWNNNN from the exons ATGAACTTCATTTATGCCTTAACTGGGTGGGAGGGCTCCGCGACAGATGCTCGAGTTCTTCGAAATGCGTTGACTCGAGAAGATGATTCGTTCAAAGTTCAAGTAG GTTGTTACTATCTTTGTGATAATGGATATGCAAACGTCGAGGGATTTTTAACCCCGTATAGACGAGTAAGGTATCACAGGGATGCTTGGGGTCATCATGAGGGTGGACCAGAAAATTACAAGGATTTATATAATTGGAGGCATGCCCAAGCACGGAATTTAATTGAAAGAGCTTTTGGTTTGTTGAAGAAAAGATGGGTCATCCTTCGAAGCCCCTGTTTTTACCCAACAGCCGTGCAAAACCAAATCATCCTTGCGTGTATTTTGTTGCATAATTTTATCATATCTCAGATGCCAGATTACCCATTAGAAGAACTGGACAAAGAATATTCTATTGTGCCTGACGAATCCCAAGTCGGCCTCATCACTACAGTGCAATCTTCTGAGTTGTGGGATGATTGGAGAGAGCAACTTGCACTTTCCATGTGGAACaacaataattaa
- the LOC140877864 gene encoding uncharacterized protein: MNRNAFGRLCYLLSNIGGVADSRYVIVEEKVAMFLSILAHHKKNHVAGHDYRRSGQTISAYFHEVLHSVLKLHLLLLMKPTAVDGNCTNDTWKWFKGCLGALDGTHIPVHVPT; this comes from the exons ATGAATCGAAACGCATTTGGAAGGCTGTGTTACCTCTTAAGTAACATAGGGGGTGTAGCAGATTCAAGATATGTGATAGTCGAGGAGAAAGTAGCGATGTTCTTGTCCATTTTGGCGCACCATAAGAAAAACCATGTTGCGGGCCATGATTATAGACGTAGTGGTCAAACCATCAGCGCTTATTTTCATGAAGTGCTGCACTCCGTTCTGAAGttacatcttcttcttcttatgaAGCCAACTGCGGTTGATGGAAATTGCACAAACGATACATGGAAATGGTTCAAG GGGTGTCTGGGTGCATTGGATGGAACACATATTCCGGTTCATGTCCCTACATGA